A window of Haloarcula marismortui ATCC 43049 genomic DNA:
TTTTACTGAGATATAGGTTCTATGTGCACACACATAGTATATACAAGTTTGTTATGACACAGTATCGGCGTGGAAATTCAGTATCCATCCCTGCTTTAGCTCTCACACTGGTACGGATTGCAGTCCGGTCTGAGCCACAGCGGAGCACAGCGACACAGCCGGTCAGAGAAACGGATGTACAGTTGTTAGAAATTGTTTCAGCGGCATGACGGGGCCGCCGATACCGATGGGTCACTCCCGGGTAAACGACGCTGTCCCGTCGCTAAACGCAAGCGACTCGAGATCGGTGACTTCGGCGGCGGCTGGCAGCTCATCGACAAGCGGCTCGGAGACGTGGAGCGTCGAGAGGTCCTGTGTGGTCTGTATCCAGACGATGCGGACAGTGTCAGGATCGTAGCCGCCGAGCGCGGACAGCGCCGTCCGGATAGCAAACTCGTCGTCCGGCGCAACGAGGGGGAGCTTCGCCTTCGCCGTCGACCCGCTGGTGAGTGCATTCGCGTACGTCTTCTGCAGGTCCAGCTGGTCGAGGGCAGCCTGTCGGGTGATGTCGGCCAGCCCGATGCCGTTGCCGTTGCCCTTCGTCGCCTCGGTGAGCCCGCGGGCGTACAGCAGCTTGATCGACGGCTCGTCGGGGTCCGGCGCGTTGAGGACGCGGTAGCGGCCGATGACGTTCGTGTCCATTCCCGCGCCGGAGACGTCCTTGCCGAGCTCGTCGACGACGAGCAGGTCGATGTCGTCGACCGGGAGCGTCGCCATCTCGTCGTAGGCCTGTTCCAGCAGCGCTGGCTCACGGTCGGTGAACGAGCCCGCTGGAATCGCCTCGACGTGGGCCGTCTCCTCGTGGAAGTTCTCGACCAGCGCCACGCCGCCGACCAGCGGCAGTGCCGACCCAACAACCGGGAGTGCAGCTTCCAGCGTCTCCACGTACCCCTCCTTGATGGCTGTCGAGTGGAACGCCTTCGCGCCGTGTTGCTTGCCCAGCCCGACGACGGTCATCTTCATCAGACCACTCTCGATGCGGCCGCTGTAGTTGGTATGGGGTTTCACCCGGTTCACGACGACCACGGCATCCGCTTCCTGTGCCGCCGTCGAGACGTGGACCGGAAACTCGGTGTCACCGACAGTAACGGTGTCGACCTGTGCAGTGTCCATCCGGGCGTCGATGGGGGCATCAAGGCGCGACTCCGTGATACCCAGGCTCTCCAGCACTTCGCGCTGGCCCTCGGGCGTTGCCCCGCCGTGGCTCCCCATCGCCGGGACGACGACCGGCTCGAAGCCCCGATCACGGATATCCGCAACGACAGTCTCGACGATGTCGTCGATACGGTGGATGCCGCGGCTGCCGACGGCGACGGCGACAGTCGCACCGGGTTCCAGCCCGTCGAAGTCGAGCCGGTCGAGTTCGGTCCGCGCCGCGGCAGACGGGTCGTCAACGGCGGCTGTCTCTGGCTCGTACTGGACACGAGCGAAGTCCGGAAGCGGTTGTGGGTCAATGAGGGCGTCCACGTCGCCTCGGTCGGGGAAGTTCATATCGGAGGATCAGTGCCGAGCCATACAAAAACCGGGGTCGCCCAGCTCTATGGTGACCGGGGATACGGACATCGACCCGAACGATCAGGAATGCCTACGACGGCAACCCCCAGACCGGCGCAGTCAGTCCTGCAACAACAGCCGGACGGCGTCGGAAAGCTGGCCGACGCGAGCGGCGTGTTCGAAGGACTCGTCGCGGATACCGTTCGTGACGAGCGCGAACCCGACGTTCAGTTCAGGGTCGCCCCATCCAAAGGAACTCCCGAGGCCGGCGTGGCCGAACATCCGCTCTTTGCTAGCGGCCCCGAACATGTCGGCGGCGAGCCCGCCGGTCCAGACGCCAAGGCCGTAGCGGGCCGGGCGCGACAGCGTGCCGTCGGACTCGGTTTCGGCGTGAGTCGTGGTCGCCTCATCAACGGTCGCTTCGGTCAGCAGTTGCGTCCCGTCCAGTGACCCGCCGTTGGCGAGACAGGCGTAGAACCGGGCCATGTCCCGTGCCGTACCGATGCCGTTAGCCGCGGGGATCACTGCCCGATGAGTCGCTTCCTGATTGAACGCTCCGGCGTATGCGGCAGGGTCCTCGAGCCCTTCTTCGACGTCGTGACACCGCTCGAACGCTTCGTAGCCGGCCAGAGTCGCCACGTCGTCGGACTCGTCATCCCGCAGACCGATACCGGTGTGGTCCATCCCCAGCGGCTCGAACACGTGCTCCGCGACGTACTCCTCGACCGGCTGGCCGCTACAGCGGCGGATGAGTTCGCCGACCAGCCAGCCGTAGTTGATGACGTGATACGCTGGCGTCGTTCCGGGCTCGAACACAGGTTCGATGTCCTCCATCGCCGCGACGACAGCGTCCCAGTCGCCCCAGCTTTCGTACTGTTCGTCGAACTCACCGAAGGGGAGGCCGGCGGTGTGGCTGAGTACCTGCCGGACTGTAATGGATGCTTTCTGCGTGCCGTCGTCGGCAAACTCCGGCCAGTGCTCGACGACCCGGTCGTCGTAGTCGAGTTCGCCCTGCTCGACGAGCTGGTGCAGGCCGACGCCGGCGAACGGCTTCGTACAGGAGAACAGTACGTGACGCGTCTCGGGCGTCGTTTCGTCGCCGTCGGGGCCCGTAGAACCGCCGGCGAAGTCGACGACGAGGTCGCCGTCGATGTACACCGCCAGCTGTGCGCCGTGGTGCAGTCCGACCTCGAGTTGTCGGTCGAACTGAGCCCGGAGCTGTTCGATGGCGTCTTCGCTGAGTTGTGGCATACCTTGTCTTGGCTCCGGCGAGATAATAGAAGTTAGGTTCTGTTCGGTCGCGGAATCGAGCAGCGGACGGCTACTGATTGCGTTCGAGCTGTCAGACCATCATGGTCGATTATGCGAAACGTTGATGTCACTAAGCGGTCACAACTCCGTATGCTCGAAAACAAGAACGGAACGTCCGAGGTATCGACGACCCGGACGTCGTTCGAGATTCTAGCGCTGATTCGGGACGCGGGAGGCGCGACAATCGCGGACATCCGGGCGGAGACAGGTCTAGCAAAGAGTACGGTGTATCGGCACCTCAAGACGCTGCACGACATGGACTATCTCGTCGAGGAGGACGGGGAGTACCGGCTCTCACTGCGGTTTCTGCAACTCAGCGAACCGCCGCGGATACGGCGGCCGGGCTATCTCGTCGCCAAGCAGAAAGTCATCGAGTTGGCGATAGAGACCGACGAGCGAGCCCTGTTTCTGGTCGAGGAGGGGTTCGAGGGCGTGTACCTGCACCGGGCCGGCGGCCGGAATCCGCTCCAGAGCGACACGATGATCGGCAAACGCCGGCCACTGCACGCGCTCGCCGCAGGGAAAGCCATTCTCGCGGAGTGGGCTGACGAACGCATCGAGGAGTTCGTCGAAACCACGCCCCTTGACGGACTGACGGCGAACACGATCACCGACCGGGACGCGCTGTTCGAGGAACTCGAACAGGTCCGCGAGCAGGGCTATGCGACCAATATGTCCGAACACATGGATGGCCTGCGTGCGGCAGGTGTCCCGGTGTACAACCACGAGGACGACCTCATCGGCGCGCTGAGCGTCTTCGGCCCGAGCGGCCGAGTGAGCCAGACGGATATCGAATCAACGTATCCCGACTTGCTGGCACGGAAGGCCAGCGAGCTGAAGATCGACCTCACGTACGATTGAGAAGTGCTGGTTCACGCCGGCCCGGTCGTTCCGCATACCGGAATATGTCGGACAGTCCCTACTCGAAGGCCGGGATGCCGGTCAGATCGTGCCCGATAATGAGCGAGTGAATGTCGTGCGTCCCCTCGTAGGTGTAGACGGTTTCGAGGTTCGTCAGGTGCCGCATCGGGGAGTAATCAGCCGTGATGCCGTTGCCGCCAAGCATCTCGCGGGCCACCCGTGACTGCTCGCGGGCCATCCGCGCGTTGTTGCGTTTTGCCATCGACACCTGTTCCGGGCGGAGGTCACCGCGTTCCTTCAGGTCGGCAAGCCGGTGGGCGAGCAACTGGCCCAGCGATATCTGGGTCGCCATCTCCGCGAGCTTCTCCTGCTGGAGCTGATAGCCGGCGATCGGTTTGCCGAACTGCTCGCGGTCGGTGGCGTACTCGTGGGCGGTCTCGAAACAGTCCATCGCGGCCCCGACCGTCCCCCAGGCGATGCCGTAGCGGGCCTGCGTGAGACAGGACAGCGGCCCCTTCATTCCCTCGACGCCCGGCAGAACGTTCTCCTCGGGGACGTGGGCGTTCTGCAGGCTGATTTCGCCGGTAATCGATGCTCGTAGCGAGAGCTTTTCGTCAATCTTGTTCGTCGTCACGCCGTCGCGGTCCGTTTCGACGAGGAAGCCTCGCACGGGGTCGCCGTCGGCGGACGTGACCTTGGCCCAGACCACTGCGAGGTCGCTGATAGGCGCGTTCGTGATCCATGTCTTCGAGCCGTTCAGGACGTAGCCGTCAGCGTCGCGCTCGGCCGTCGTCTCCATCGCCGACGGGTTCGATCCGTGTTCGGGCTCGGTCAAACCAAAACAGCCCACCCGCTCGCCGCTGCCGAGCGCCGGCAGCCATTCCTCCTTCTGGGCGTCGCTACCGTAGGCGTGAATCGGGTACATGACGAGCGCACCCTGTACGCTGGCCATCGAGCGCAGGCCGCTGTCGCCAGCCTCCAGTTCCTGCAGCAGAAGGCCGTACGCCGTCTCACTGAGCCCCGGGAGGCCGTACCCATCGAGGTTCGGGGCGTAGAACCCGAGTTCGCCCATCTCGGTGATGAGGTCCGTCGGGAACGTGCCGTCGATCCAGTGCTGCCCGACATCCGGCTTGACTTCGTTCTCGACGAAGTCCCGGGCTGTGTCACGGACCATCCGCTCTTCCTCGCCGAGGTCGCCTTCGAGACCGAGGTAATCGATCATATAGGACCTGTGGCCGGGGTTCAATTAAGCGTTTGCCTGCTGCCAAAGTGCTAAAAGTCCGTGGCGCTGTCGATACTATGGAATGTCACAACCAGATAGCCAGACGGCGTGGGACCGACTGTACATCGACGGTGAATGGAGAGACGCTGGCACATCTGAGACGATTCCGGTGACGAACCCCGCGACAGGCGATGAAATCGCGGCGGTACCCGCTGGAACGGAAGGCGATGTCAACGATGCCTATCAGGCCGCCGAGGCGGCCCAGTCCGACTGGGCGGCGCTGTCGCGCGAGGAACGCAACGAGTACGTTCAGGCGATGATCGGGGTGATGCAGGAACGACTCGACGAGATCGTCGAACTGCTCGCGACGGAGTCGGGCAGTGTTCAGGCCAAAGCGACTGCCGAGGCCAACTTCGCCATGGCGGACTTCCAGAGCGCTCTGGAGATGGTCCCGCCGGAAGAGGAGGTCCGCGATTCGATGTATCACGAGGACAAGGACCATCACATCGTCCGCGAGCCCGCTGGCGTCGTCGGGATTATTTCCCCGTGGAACTTCCCGCTGCACCTCACGACACGGGCGCTCGGCCCCGCGCTCGCGCTGGGGAACACTGTCGTCATCAAGCCCGCGACGGACACGCCGATTACCGGCGGGCTCCTGCTGGCCGACATTGCCGAGGAAGCCGGTCTCCCGGACGGCGTCGTCAACGTCGTCACGGGCCACGGCTCCGACATCGGCGACCGGATGGCCGGCCATCCGACCGCCCGCGTGATGTCATTCACTGGGTCGACGGCAGTCGGCAGGTCTGTGGCCAGTCAGGCCGGGGACGCGCTCGCGCTCCCGGCGCTTGAACTCGGTGGGAACGGACCGTTCGTCGTCACCGAGGACGCCGATATCGAGGCAGCCGCAAAGGCCGGCTCCGTCGGTGCCTTCGGCCATCAGGGACAGGTGTGTATCTCGATTAATCGCCACCTCGTCCACGAGGACGTCTACGACGAGTACGTCGAGAAGCTCGTCGAGCACGCGGAGTCGCTGACTATCGGAAATCCGCTTGACGAAGACGTGGAGTTCGGTCCGATAATCAACGAGAGTCAGGTCGAGCAGCTCACCTCGTTCATCGAGCAGACCGTCGACGCCGGCGCGACGCTGGAAACGGGCGGCGAGGTCGAGGACCTGTTCCTCGAACCGACCGTCCTCTCGGAGTGTACCAACGATATGTCCGCGGCCTGTAACGAGCACTTCGGTCCCGTCGCTCCGGTCATCCCGTTCGAGTCCGACGAGGAAGCTGTGGAACTCGCAAACGACACCGAGTACGGCCTCGCCGCGGGCGTGTACAGCAGTGATGTCGAACACGGTCGGTCCATCGCTGACCAGATCGACGCCGGGATGGTCCACGTCAACGACCACCCGATTCAGGACGAACCCAACGCCCCGTTCGGCGGGATGAAGAACTCCGGCCTCGGCCGGTACAACGGCGAGTGGATCATGGACGAACTGACCGAGACCAAGTGGATTTCCGTCCAGCACGAGGAGCGCGACTACCAGCTGCTCTAAGCCAGTCGATTCGGGGCCACGGCAGTAACCCACAACAGCGGCTCGGTGTCTCCGGGAACACGAAACTTATGCCCGCTTTCGGCTAGCATCGCCTATGGATACGCCGCGACCAAGCGACCGTTCAGCGGAACCGGTCACCGTGGATTCGATAGCACATGACCTCCGGACGCTGGGTCTCGAACGCGGGGAAACAGTACTGGTCCACGGGTCGCTGTCCGAGCTGGGATGGGTCTGTGGTGGCGCACCAGCGGTGGTAGACGCCCTGCAGCGTGTCGTCACCGAAAGCGGGACGGTAGTGATGCCAACGCACTCACCCGGCAACAGGGACCCCGATAATATGGGGAACCCACCAGTCCCAGACTCGTGGGCCGACACAATTCGCGAGCAGTTCCCACCGTACCGACCAGCAGTGACGCCAACGCAGGGAATGGGTGCAATCGCCGAGTGTTTTCGCACGTATCCAGCTGTCCACCGGAGCGACCACCCACAGCATTCATTCGCCGCATGGGGGACCGACGCCGAGGCCATCGCTGGCGGGCACGCCTACGACTACTCGCTCGGGGAAGCCTCACCGCTGTCAGCGGTCTACGACCGTGCCGGGAGAGTCCTGTTTCTTGGAACCTCACATGCGACAAACACCTCGCTGCACCTCGCTGAGTACCGCGCCGATATCGACGCCGACACGACAAAACACGCCAGTGCCGTACTTGCTGAGGGCGAGCGCGAATGGCGCCAGTGGACGGACATCGAACTCACCGATACGGATTTTCAGGCCTGCGGCGATGCATTCGAGCGTGCACACCCCAGCGCCGTCGAGACGGGGACTGTCGGCGTCGGCGAGTCGAAACTCCTCGCACAACAGCCGATGGTGGACTTCGCTGTCGAGTGGCTGACAGCAAATCGTTCGTAGGTATCAGCGACCACGGAGCAGTGCCGGCGTGTCTCAGAACTCGTCGATAACGGGGATGCCGACCGTCTCGTACTCACCCATCGACGAGAGAGTGGCCGGCACGTCTTCGAGTGCGAGCGTCTCCCCGACGATCTGAGAGGGGTCGAGCGTCCCGGCGTCGATGAGCCGGAACAGTTCGTCGTAGCGAACCGGCGGCATCCCGTAGGAGCCGTGGAAGTCGATTTCCTGCAGGGTCATCGTATCCACCGGAAGCGGGATTTCCCCGGCCTCATCGTCAGTCGTGAGCCCGACCTGCACGTGGGTGCCCTGCTTGCCCAGCGAGCCAACAGCGTTGCGACACGTCTCCGCGATACCCAGCGCGTCGATTGCCACATCGGCCCCGCCGTCCGTGACTGCGTGAACCTCACCGGGGACGTTGTCCGCCTCGGCAGCGTTGATTGTCGCCGCCGCGCCGAGGTCCCGCGCCCGGTCGAGTTTGCGGTCCTGGACGTCGACCGCAATCGGTTCGGCCCCGAGCGCATCGGCGATATGGACTGCCGAGAGCCCAACGCCGCCACAGCCGTGAATCGCGACGGCGTCGCCCGGCCTGAGGGTCGCCCGGTCGGTCAGCGCGTGGTACGCCGTCATGAACCGACAGCCGAGCCCGGCCATCTCGGTGAAGTCGACCGCGTCTGGCAGCGTAACGCAGTTGAAATCGGCTTCACGGACAGGGAACGCCTCGGCAAACGCCCCCGGCGCGGCCTCGAGGAAGCCAAGCGGCATCGACGTCTCGCAGATGTTCGCGTGCCCGCGCTGGCAGTACTGACACGACCCGTCCCCGAGGTGGAACGGAACTGTGACGCGGTCCCCTTCAGAGAACTGTTCGACGTCCGCGCCCACGTCGGCGACGACGCCGGCCGGCTCGTGGCCCAGAATCTGCCCCGGTCCGGTCTGGATGCCGAACCACTCCCAGTCCCCCTGCCAAGCGTGCCAGTCGCTCCGGCAGACTCCACAGGCTTCTGTCTCGATGACGACCTGGTCCGGCTGGGGCTCCGGATAGGGCACATCCTGAATCGTGAGCGGTTCGCCGTGCTCCTCAATGACAGCTGCTCGCATACCACAATAGTCACAGGACTATCATAAATACCTATCCACGGGCAGACCTGTTGTGGCTGGCTCAGTGGCGGTGGCTGCACGGTATCGAGAACGCCGCCGTCGAAACGATACCTGACAGCCAGAAGGCTCTGCCACGGTATGGCCGAGTTACGTCGCCGGAGCGTTCTCGGCGACGGTTTCGATGACCGACTCGTCGACGTACTCGTCACGGAGCGTCTGCTTGGAGAACTTCCCGGTCGCACCCTTGGGGATCCCGTCGACCAGACGAATGGCGTCGGGGACCCACCACGACGGATACGACTCGGCGACGAGGTCTTTGATTTCCTGCCGGAGCGCGGCTTCGTCGGACACAGCATCGCGTGTGACGACGAACGCGGCGGGGCGTTCGTCCCACCGTTCGTGGGGGACAGGGACAACGGCGGCTTCGACGACCTCGTCGTGACCCATAACCGCGTTTTCGACCTCGACGCTGGCGATCCACTCGCCGCCGCTCTTGACGAGGTCGTCCATCCGGTCGACTACGTCGACGTACCCCTCCGGACTCACCCGGACAATGTCACCGGTCTTGAACCAGCCGTCGTCGGTGACGGCCTGTTCGGTTGCGTCGGGGGCGTTGTAGTACTCCTGTGTGACCCACGGGCCACGCATCCAGAGTTCGCCCAGCGACTCGCCGTCCCAGGGTACTTCCTCGCCGTCGGTGTTGACGACTTTGAACTCCAGCCCGGCAATCGGAAGCCCCGCGGAGTGGCTCCGCAGGTCGAACAGCTCCTCCTCCGGCAGATCGGTCATTCCGGGCTTGGGTTCGTAGGCGTGCGTGACCGGTGACGTTTCGGTCATGCCGTAGCCGGAGATGAGGTCCACATCGAACTCCTGCTTGTAGTCTTCCATCAGCGACCGCGGCGTCGCGGACCCGCCGCTGGTGAAGTACCGAACCGAGGAGAAGTCCACGTCGGTGTCACGGGCGTACTCTAGCAGGTCCATGAACACGGTCGGGACCGCGGCGGAGACGGTCACGTCCTCTTCCTCGATGAGCTTCGCCAGGTCCTCGGCCGACGGGTTCGGCCCCGGGAGGACCGTCTTGGCTCCGGCAGCGATAGTCGTGAACGGGCGACACCAGCCGCTGACGTGGAACATCGGGACGTACGTCAGTTCCACGTCGTCGGTCTTGATACCGGCCTGACTGGTCATCAGCGCCATGACCTGTGTCCAGTACATCTTCTGGGTGTACTCGACGCCTTTCGGCTTGCCTGTTGTCCCGGACGTGTAGCACATCCCCGCCGGCTGGTCCTCGGGCAGTTGCGGGAAGGAGTAATCGGGGTCGCCGTCGGCGATGAACGATTCGTAGTCGACGACCGGCTCCAGCGACGTTTCGGGGACGGTGTCACCCATCACGATGTACTGCTCGACGGAATCAAAGGCCTCCTCGTCGTAGGCCCCTTCCAGCTTTTCCAGCATGACGGGGTCGACGATGAGGATTTCGTCCTCGGCGTCGGCTACAATGTGTTGAATATGCTCGTCGGGCAGGAGGAGGTTAATCATGTGGACCTGTGCGCCCATGCAGGCGACGCCGTAGTAGGCCTCCTGATGCCAGTGGTTGTTCCAGGCGAACGTCCCGACTCTGTCGCCACGTTCGATACCTGCCTGTTCGAGGGCCGAAGCCAGCTTCCGCACGCGCTCGGCGTACTCCGCTATTGTGTATCGGTGAATCCCCTGATGTGTCCGCGAGACGATCTCGCTGTCGGGGAACACGTTTTCGCCACGCCACAGGAATGACCGGAGGTTGAGTGGTGCACCACCTGGCATACTCCGTGTCAACACACACCGATATGTTAAAACTAGCCCTGCTCGCTGTGGTAACCCTCGACGTGCCACCCACAGTTCGTGGCCAGCGCTGTCTGAAACTGTGAACCAGCGGTAAATTTATACCGGAACCATGTGAAGCGACCCCATGCAGCGACAACGGAGTGATATCCAGTGAGCGAGTCCGTACTGCTCTCCATCACCGACGGCATCGCCACGCTGACGCTGAACGAACCGGAAACGCGGAACGCACTCACACAGCCCGTATACGACGCCTTGGAGCGCCACCTCGATACCATCGAGACTGCGTCCGGTGTTCGGTGTGTCGTCATCGAGGGCACCGGCGAGTCGTTCTCGGCCGGCGGCGACATCGAGGGAATGAGCGAGCGGCTCACGAACGACGACCCGACCGACGACGCCGTCAGCGAACTGGCTCGTCGGACCCGCGACACCATCGCCAGAGTCGTCGCACTGCCGGTCCCGACCGTCGCAAAGGTCGACGGGTCGGCCGTCGGGGCCGGCGCGAACCTCGCTATCGCCTGTGACATCCAGCTGGCGAGCGAGTCGGCCAGCATCGGTTTCGTGTTCCGGCAGGTCGGCCTCAGCGTCGACGCCGGCACGTCGTACCTGCTCCCGCGAGTCGTTGGGACGAACGTCGCAAAGGAGCTGGTGTTCACCGGCGAGATTCTGGATGCCAGGCGAGCCGCAGAACTGGGCCTGTTCAACCACGTCTACGACGCCGAGTCGTTCGAGTCCGAAGTCGAGGCGACCGTCAGCCGTATCGCCAATGGGCCGACCGTTGCCCTCCGACACTCGAAGCGACTGATTCAGGACGGGCTGGAGAAGTCCTTCGACCGCGCCCAGCGCGACGAGGCGACGGCACAGGGCATCGTCTTCGAGACGGCCGACCACGAGGAGGGTGTCGAGGCGTTCCTGACCGACCGCCGACCGGAGTTCGTCGGACGGTGACACGACCCGCAGTTTTTCATGACACGGAGCCAAATCAGACACTATGACTGAACACAGCAGCGACTACTACCAGCGGCTGGTCGACGAAAGTGCACTCGAAGAATTTCTCACAAGGGAAATAGGCCCGGCCGAGACATTCGACGTTGCGCGCCACGAGCAGGGCCACTCCAACGAGACGCTGTTTGTCACCTGGGGCGACCGAGAGCTGGTCGTCAGGCGGCCCCCGCCGGGCCAGACCGCCGAGACAGCCCACGACGTGTTGCGGGAGTATCGCGTCATCGACGCGCTGCAGGACACAGCCGTCCCGGTCCCGCCGACGGTGACGGCCTGTGACGACCAGACGATAATCGGCAGCGATTTCTACGTCATGGCCCGCGTCGAGGGGACCGTCATCCGAGACGACGAGCCGGCGCGCTTCGGGAGCGACGACGCCCGGGCGGCAGTCGGCACCGAGCTGGTCGACACCCTCGCGGCCATCCACGAGGTAGATCCCACAGCCGTCGGCCTATCCGACCTCGGCCGTGCGGACGGGTATGCGAAGCGGCAGGTCGCACGCTGGGGGAAACAGCTGGCCTGGGCGTTCGAGCGGACAGCCGAATCCCGCACCATCCCTGAACTGGAGCGGGTTGGCTCGTGGTTACAGGACGAGTGCCCTGACGACCACCCCAAGACACTGGTGCATGGCGATTACAAGCTCGATAACGTGATGTTCGGCCCCGGTGACGACCCGGAGCTCGCCGCCGTCTTCGACTGGGAGATGGCGACGCTGGGTGACCCGCGGGCCGACCTCGGCTGGCTGCTCTCGTACTGGCGCGACGCCAAGGACCCCGAGCCGGAGATCCCCGACCTCGCCATGGAGTTCATCGAAGCACCGGGCTACCTGACCCGGACGGACCTGGTTGACCGCTGGGAAGCCCAGACCGGCCTGACGTTTGAACACGAGCGGTTCTATCGGACGCTCGCCGTGTACAAGCTCGCCGCCCTTGGTGAGATGTTCTACCGCCGCTATCTGGAGGGCAACGCCGACGACCCGTTCTACCCGCTGATGGAGGACCGCGTCCCCGCGCTGGCCAACCGTGCGGTTCGGATTATTGAGGGCGACGAACCGCTCTAACAGAGACAAAATAAGCGCCGATTTTCGTGTCGAAGTCCCCGTAGATGGCATCGGAGTCTTCATACACAGCCCACCGGGCTTTCTGGCTGGGAATAATCCTCGTCGTCCCACGAGACACAGTCGATACTATGGGGATGATTGATATGTGTTGCAACAGACACTACACGTATGCGAGCTGACCAGCCAGAGATAGCGACAGTTGCAGTGCTCGGTGCGGGAACGATGGGCCACGGCATCGCCGAGGTCGCGGCAATCGCCGGCTACGATGTCGTGCTGCGTGACATCGATGCAGCCATCGTCGAAGACGGCTACGACGAAATCGAGTGGTCGCTCGAAAAGCTCGCCGAGAAGGGACGACTCGACGAGGACCCCGACGACGTGGCGGCGCGGGTCGCGACGACGACCGATCTTGAGGCGGCAGTGAGCGACGCGGATCTGGTCATCGAGGCCGGCCCGGAACAGCTCTCGGTGAAACAGGACATCTTCGAGTCCGTCGACGCCGCAGCGCCCGCGGATGCACTGTTGGCGACGAACAGCTCCTCGCTGTCCATTACAGAGATTGCCGCAGCGACGGAGCGGCCGGAATCGGTGCTGGGTCTGCACTTCTTCAATCCGCCGGTGAAGATGGACCTCGTCGAAGTCATCTACGGCAAGGCAACGACCGACGAGACAGCCCAGCGCGGCTACGAGTTCATCGAATCGCTCGGCAAGACGCCGATATACGTCCGCAAGGACGTGCGTGGGTTTGTCGTCAACTCCGTCCTCGGGCCGTTCATGAGCGAGCCGGCCTGGATGGTCTCGGCGGGCGAGGCGACCATCCGGCAGGCCGATGCCGCGATGGTCCACGAGCGGGGCTACCCGATGGGCCCGTTCGAACTCGGCGACCTGACCGGCATCGACATCGGCTACCACGTCCGGACGGAGGCCGGGAGGCCGGTCCCGCCCATCATGGCGGAGAAAGTCGAGAACGGGAACCTTGGCCGCAAGACCGGCGAGGGCTACTACGACTACGACGACGGGGACGGCTCGGACTACGTCCCTGAAGACAGCGAGGGGTTCGATCACCGCCGCGTCGAGGCAGTGATGGCGAACGAGGCCGCAAAGCTCGTCGGCGACGACGTGGCGACGGCGGAGGCCATCGACACGGGGATGCAACTCGGCGCGGGCTTCCCCGAGGGAACCTGCCGGCGGGCCGACGACATCGGTCTCGACACCATCCTCGAAAAACTCCGAGCGCTCTCCGACGAACACAGTGACGACCGCTACGAGCCGGCCGACTACCTCGTCGAACTCGTCGAGGCCGGCCACACCGGCACGGAAGCGGGCCGGGGCTTCCACGAGTACGACACCGGCGACGGCCTGGGCGACTACCACACCATCAACTGGGAACTCGACGACGATGGCCTGCTGGAAGTGGAACTCGACCGCCCGTCGCGGATGAACGCTATCAGCGAAACCCTCGCGGACGAGGTTGTTGACCTGCTCTCGTCGGTCGATGATGACG
This region includes:
- a CDS encoding aminoglycoside N(3)-acetyltransferase, producing the protein MDTPRPSDRSAEPVTVDSIAHDLRTLGLERGETVLVHGSLSELGWVCGGAPAVVDALQRVVTESGTVVMPTHSPGNRDPDNMGNPPVPDSWADTIREQFPPYRPAVTPTQGMGAIAECFRTYPAVHRSDHPQHSFAAWGTDAEAIAGGHAYDYSLGEASPLSAVYDRAGRVLFLGTSHATNTSLHLAEYRADIDADTTKHASAVLAEGEREWRQWTDIELTDTDFQACGDAFERAHPSAVETGTVGVGESKLLAQQPMVDFAVEWLTANRS
- a CDS encoding zinc-dependent alcohol dehydrogenase family protein, whose translation is MRAAVIEEHGEPLTIQDVPYPEPQPDQVVIETEACGVCRSDWHAWQGDWEWFGIQTGPGQILGHEPAGVVADVGADVEQFSEGDRVTVPFHLGDGSCQYCQRGHANICETSMPLGFLEAAPGAFAEAFPVREADFNCVTLPDAVDFTEMAGLGCRFMTAYHALTDRATLRPGDAVAIHGCGGVGLSAVHIADALGAEPIAVDVQDRKLDRARDLGAAATINAAEADNVPGEVHAVTDGGADVAIDALGIAETCRNAVGSLGKQGTHVQVGLTTDDEAGEIPLPVDTMTLQEIDFHGSYGMPPVRYDELFRLIDAGTLDPSQIVGETLALEDVPATLSSMGEYETVGIPVIDEF
- a CDS encoding long-chain-fatty-acid--CoA ligase, translated to MPGGAPLNLRSFLWRGENVFPDSEIVSRTHQGIHRYTIAEYAERVRKLASALEQAGIERGDRVGTFAWNNHWHQEAYYGVACMGAQVHMINLLLPDEHIQHIVADAEDEILIVDPVMLEKLEGAYDEEAFDSVEQYIVMGDTVPETSLEPVVDYESFIADGDPDYSFPQLPEDQPAGMCYTSGTTGKPKGVEYTQKMYWTQVMALMTSQAGIKTDDVELTYVPMFHVSGWCRPFTTIAAGAKTVLPGPNPSAEDLAKLIEEEDVTVSAAVPTVFMDLLEYARDTDVDFSSVRYFTSGGSATPRSLMEDYKQEFDVDLISGYGMTETSPVTHAYEPKPGMTDLPEEELFDLRSHSAGLPIAGLEFKVVNTDGEEVPWDGESLGELWMRGPWVTQEYYNAPDATEQAVTDDGWFKTGDIVRVSPEGYVDVVDRMDDLVKSGGEWIASVEVENAVMGHDEVVEAAVVPVPHERWDERPAAFVVTRDAVSDEAALRQEIKDLVAESYPSWWVPDAIRLVDGIPKGATGKFSKQTLRDEYVDESVIETVAENAPAT
- a CDS encoding enoyl-CoA hydratase/isomerase family protein; translated protein: MSESVLLSITDGIATLTLNEPETRNALTQPVYDALERHLDTIETASGVRCVVIEGTGESFSAGGDIEGMSERLTNDDPTDDAVSELARRTRDTIARVVALPVPTVAKVDGSAVGAGANLAIACDIQLASESASIGFVFRQVGLSVDAGTSYLLPRVVGTNVAKELVFTGEILDARRAAELGLFNHVYDAESFESEVEATVSRIANGPTVALRHSKRLIQDGLEKSFDRAQRDEATAQGIVFETADHEEGVEAFLTDRRPEFVGR
- a CDS encoding phosphotransferase family protein; this encodes MTEHSSDYYQRLVDESALEEFLTREIGPAETFDVARHEQGHSNETLFVTWGDRELVVRRPPPGQTAETAHDVLREYRVIDALQDTAVPVPPTVTACDDQTIIGSDFYVMARVEGTVIRDDEPARFGSDDARAAVGTELVDTLAAIHEVDPTAVGLSDLGRADGYAKRQVARWGKQLAWAFERTAESRTIPELERVGSWLQDECPDDHPKTLVHGDYKLDNVMFGPGDDPELAAVFDWEMATLGDPRADLGWLLSYWRDAKDPEPEIPDLAMEFIEAPGYLTRTDLVDRWEAQTGLTFEHERFYRTLAVYKLAALGEMFYRRYLEGNADDPFYPLMEDRVPALANRAVRIIEGDEPL